From the Polaribacter tangerinus genome, the window CATGCAACTCTTCGGCTTCTACGCCATAAAAATGCTCTTCTTTGTTATATCTAAATTTTGCACCTAACTTAATAAATCCTTCAAAATGAGTATCTAAACGTCTTCTACCTATTTTATCTCCACCTGGTCTAGGAATATAACCTTTACCAAATCTTGCTAAAAGCGGTCCAACAATCATAATAGAGCCTCTTAAAGAGCTACCATCTTTTTTAAAATCTTCAGACTCTAAGTAAGGTAAATTTATATTATCAGCCTGAAAAGCATATGAATTTTTGGTAAGCTTCTCTACTTTTACTCCAAGCTCACCAAGAATAAAAATCAATTTATTTACATCAATAATATCTGGCACATTATGCACAACAACCCTTTCTGGGGTTAACAAAACTGCACATAAAATCTGTAATACTTCGTTTTTTGCTCCTTGTGGCGTTATGGTTCCTTTTAACGTATGCCCACCTTCTATCTTAAATGATGCCATGAACTATTATCGTTTTCTGTTTTTATTTTGATTGTTGTGATGTGATTTCTTATGATTAGAGTTTTTAGAAGTATTCTGCCCCTGAGAGTTTCTTTTTCTTAATAAATTCTTGCTATCAGACAACGTTTCATCTGTCTCTCTAATATCAATTTTGCCATCAGATAAGTCGTATAAATGCTTAAAAATAACTACATCATCTACCGTGTCTTTATTCCAATTCAAATAGCACTTTTTCATGTGATTTGCTATGGTAAAAATTAAGGCCTCTTTTTTTTCTCCATCTTCCCAACTTAATGCTATATCTATCATTGTTTGAATATTGTTACCATAGTAACGATATCTTGATGCAGATTTTGGGTACGCCAAAGATTCTGGCTTTTCTTGTAGTTCTTCTTTTGATGGTTTTGGATATGGAGAATCTACTTCTAATTTAAAATCTGCCATAATGTAGAGCTGATCCCATAGTTTATGTTTAAAATCTGGAACATCTCTTAAGTGAGGTTGTAAGTTTCCCATAACATCTACGATTGCTCTTGCCATTTTATCTCTCTCTTCTTTGCTTTCAATCTCTAAACAATGGTCTACTAGCTTTTGTATGTGTCTGCCGTATTCTGGTATTATCATTAACGGTCTTTCTGAATTGTATTCTAAATCGAATGTCATTTATAGTTTTTTGTAGTATGTTCTTTTAGCTTACTATTCTAAGGAATAAACTAAGGGGGAACAGAAACATTTGTTATGTAGTTGTTTAAGGCTGCAAAATAGCAAATTATTTTTAGTTTACAGTATCATTTTAACCAATAACTTT encodes:
- a CDS encoding DUF4290 domain-containing protein yields the protein MTFDLEYNSERPLMIIPEYGRHIQKLVDHCLEIESKEERDKMARAIVDVMGNLQPHLRDVPDFKHKLWDQLYIMADFKLEVDSPYPKPSKEELQEKPESLAYPKSASRYRYYGNNIQTMIDIALSWEDGEKKEALIFTIANHMKKCYLNWNKDTVDDVVIFKHLYDLSDGKIDIRETDETLSDSKNLLRKRNSQGQNTSKNSNHKKSHHNNQNKNRKR